From a single Bacillus gobiensis genomic region:
- a CDS encoding YitT family protein yields the protein MTGWLMKVKITLIILAGGLLQGLAMSLFLFPHDIPTGGAAGIAVLLNYLFHIPHGLSVWAVNVSMLFTAVKWLEVRTFVGTLASITVTSASVMVFDIIFTEFSSNLWLDLAGGAVLLGLGIGLLYKYKISNGGFGALALMISIYRSGNPGTILLIMNCVIFMVTASVIAWEIVIQALLCQFISTRIIDIIYQYRFKSLPIAAPIYRFRK from the coding sequence ATGACAGGATGGCTGATGAAAGTAAAAATTACATTGATCATTTTAGCTGGAGGACTATTGCAAGGCTTGGCCATGTCCTTATTTTTATTTCCACATGACATTCCAACAGGCGGAGCAGCAGGCATAGCTGTTTTACTGAATTATTTATTTCATATTCCTCATGGATTATCAGTCTGGGCTGTAAATGTCTCAATGCTCTTCACCGCAGTAAAATGGCTGGAGGTACGAACTTTTGTCGGAACACTCGCTTCGATTACAGTTACTTCTGCATCGGTCATGGTTTTCGATATCATTTTTACTGAATTCTCGTCAAATCTTTGGCTTGATTTAGCCGGCGGAGCGGTTTTGTTAGGTCTTGGAATCGGTCTCTTATATAAATACAAAATTTCGAACGGAGGCTTTGGAGCGCTTGCTCTAATGATTTCGATCTATCGAAGCGGAAATCCCGGTACGATCTTACTTATAATGAACTGTGTAATTTTTATGGTTACCGCCTCTGTAATCGCATGGGAAATTGTAATTCAAGCGCTTCTTTGCCAATTCATCTCCACCAGAATCATTGATATCATCTATCAATACCGCTTTAAATCGCTTCCTATTGCTGCTCCCATTTACCGGTTTAGAAAGTAA
- a CDS encoding MFS transporter, whose translation MTQTKRNNAMTIVAIGSIPLILTLGNSMLIPILPQMKSELQLSQFQVSLVITVFSITAAAFIPIVGYLADRFSRKIIIIPCLILYGIGGLLAGFAAGFFNNAFPWIMAGRALQGLGAAGTGPIAMTLSADLFKGSEESRVLGIVEASNGMGKVLSPIIGSLIALLVWYGAFFAFPAFCIISVLLAWIFIKEKKKEKEPPPIGKYAKGMVSVFKQEGRWLFSTYLAGATCLFTLFGILFYLSDVLEKTYDRDGVFKGLILAIPLLVMCVTSYITGSKIGKNQALMKKLIVLGMVMMTISYVALNFFEQLVLFISILALSCIGTGIVLPCINSFITGAVGKERRGFVTSLYGSVRFLGVAIGPPIFGRLMEWSRTGMFLSIAGLTLLVGILALTMIHAKKDDEEPAEKGKQKIPGNALQPAEES comes from the coding sequence ATGACGCAAACAAAACGCAATAACGCCATGACGATTGTTGCAATTGGTTCAATACCTCTGATATTAACACTTGGCAATTCAATGCTGATTCCAATATTGCCCCAAATGAAATCTGAATTGCAATTATCACAATTTCAAGTCAGTCTCGTCATAACAGTGTTTTCGATAACCGCGGCAGCCTTCATTCCCATTGTTGGCTATTTGGCCGATCGCTTTTCCCGAAAAATCATTATTATTCCTTGCTTAATTCTTTATGGAATAGGCGGGTTGTTAGCCGGTTTTGCCGCCGGTTTTTTTAACAATGCCTTTCCTTGGATTATGGCAGGGCGGGCTCTTCAGGGACTTGGGGCTGCAGGCACAGGACCAATCGCAATGACCCTTTCAGCTGATCTGTTTAAAGGATCTGAAGAAAGCAGAGTGCTCGGGATTGTCGAGGCGTCGAACGGGATGGGGAAAGTTCTTTCTCCAATTATCGGTTCTCTTATAGCTTTACTTGTTTGGTATGGAGCTTTTTTTGCATTTCCTGCTTTTTGTATCATTTCAGTATTATTGGCTTGGATTTTTATTAAGGAAAAGAAGAAAGAAAAAGAGCCGCCTCCAATCGGAAAATACGCAAAAGGAATGGTGAGTGTTTTTAAGCAAGAGGGCAGATGGCTTTTCTCCACCTATTTAGCTGGCGCAACATGCTTATTTACATTATTCGGCATCCTGTTTTATTTATCAGATGTATTGGAAAAAACGTATGACAGGGATGGTGTATTTAAAGGGCTTATTCTTGCGATCCCCTTATTGGTCATGTGCGTGACTTCTTATATTACCGGCAGCAAAATCGGCAAAAATCAAGCATTGATGAAAAAATTGATCGTTCTAGGCATGGTAATGATGACGATTTCGTATGTTGCATTAAATTTTTTTGAGCAGCTTGTACTTTTTATCAGTATTCTCGCATTAAGCTGTATTGGAACAGGTATTGTGCTCCCTTGCATCAATAGCTTTATTACCGGTGCCGTAGGAAAAGAAAGGAGAGGCTTTGTCACTTCATTATACGGATCCGTACGATTTTTAGGTGTCGCGATCGGACCTCCGATTTTTGGACGATTAATGGAATGGTCGCGAACAGGAATGTTTTTATCTATTGCAGGTTTGACGCTGCTTGTCGGTATTCTGGCTCTCACCATGATACATGCGAAAAAGGATGATGAAGAACCTGCAGAAAAAGGGAAGCAAAAGATTCCAGGTAATGCTTTGCAGCCCGCTGAAGAAAGCTAG
- a CDS encoding alkaline phosphatase, which translates to MMKLSKKVMGITLAGSLAIGSLGFGSSDEKVEAKKDPQQAKNVIVLVMDGVSSSTTTLARWYKGEPLAMDGILTGGVRTYSAESAITDSAPAGTALATGNKSNDKLVGVLPETVTSPGVDPSLADNPLKPVANVLEGAKTSKKATGIISTSEIQHATPAGFSAHATHRSQYDNIAEQQVYQGMDVVLGGGKDSFTTGSAKNNRKDGEDLTKVIESKDYDFVDTRDELLKSKSSKLWGAFAPAELAYDLDRPQTKPNEPTLAEMTKKGISTLSKDKDGFFLFVEGSKPDWAAHANDPVGMISDVLAYDAAVKEALDYAKKDKNTMVIAVSDHGNSGISIGNQNTSKSYPSTPVSAYVDPLKKAEMTLEGALKQLKPDKSNALEVAALYGIDHPSAEERKAIEESSDLGKTLVQLLAARANIGFTTGGHTGEDLFLYSYGPGKPEGLVQNTDIAHTVAGALGFDLKKLDKQLFVDAEKAFKEIGAKVSIDSSDSQNPVLVVKKDKKEAKLPVNKNIVTVNGKDRELNSVTVQSNGKFYVSKEAVELVKKGR; encoded by the coding sequence GTGATGAAATTAAGTAAAAAGGTAATGGGAATTACATTGGCTGGCAGTTTAGCTATAGGATCACTTGGCTTTGGAAGCAGTGATGAAAAAGTAGAGGCTAAGAAAGATCCACAACAAGCGAAAAATGTCATCGTTCTGGTTATGGATGGAGTAAGTTCAAGTACAACAACGCTCGCTCGTTGGTATAAGGGAGAGCCGCTTGCGATGGACGGAATTCTAACAGGAGGAGTTCGTACATATTCAGCAGAGTCAGCAATTACTGATTCAGCTCCTGCAGGAACGGCGCTTGCAACAGGGAATAAATCAAATGATAAATTGGTAGGCGTATTACCGGAAACAGTAACAAGTCCGGGAGTGGATCCTTCATTGGCGGACAACCCGTTAAAACCCGTGGCTAATGTACTTGAAGGTGCGAAAACAAGCAAAAAAGCGACAGGAATTATCTCAACTTCTGAAATTCAGCATGCCACACCTGCCGGATTTTCAGCTCATGCGACCCACCGCAGTCAATATGACAATATCGCTGAACAGCAGGTTTATCAAGGAATGGATGTTGTATTGGGAGGCGGAAAAGACTCCTTTACGACAGGATCAGCCAAAAACAATCGAAAAGACGGAGAAGACTTAACAAAAGTCATTGAGAGCAAGGATTACGATTTCGTCGATACGCGTGACGAATTGTTGAAATCAAAATCCAGCAAATTATGGGGGGCTTTTGCACCCGCAGAATTGGCTTACGATCTAGATCGTCCTCAAACGAAGCCTAATGAACCAACGCTTGCTGAAATGACGAAAAAAGGGATCTCTACTCTTTCTAAGGATAAAGATGGATTCTTCTTATTTGTAGAAGGAAGTAAGCCGGATTGGGCAGCACATGCAAACGATCCGGTCGGAATGATCAGTGATGTCCTTGCTTATGATGCAGCGGTAAAGGAAGCTTTGGATTATGCTAAAAAAGATAAAAATACGATGGTAATTGCTGTTTCTGATCATGGAAATAGCGGGATTTCAATTGGAAACCAAAATACGTCAAAGTCTTATCCTTCTACACCTGTTTCAGCATATGTAGATCCTTTGAAGAAGGCAGAAATGACTCTAGAAGGAGCTTTGAAACAGCTTAAGCCTGACAAATCGAATGCTCTTGAAGTTGCAGCACTCTATGGAATCGATCACCCTTCAGCAGAAGAAAGAAAAGCGATTGAAGAATCTTCTGACTTAGGAAAAACGCTCGTACAGCTATTAGCTGCTCGTGCTAACATTGGCTTTACTACCGGAGGACATACAGGTGAAGATTTGTTCTTGTATTCATACGGACCAGGAAAGCCTGAGGGACTTGTTCAAAATACCGACATCGCTCATACAGTAGCCGGAGCTTTAGGCTTTGACTTAAAGAAACTGGACAAGCAGTTATTCGTTGACGCAGAAAAAGCGTTCAAAGAAATTGGAGCGAAAGTAAGCATCGATTCCTCTGATTCGCAAAATCCGGTTTTAGTTGTTAAAAAAGACAAAAAAGAAGCGAAACTTCCAGTAAACAAAAATATCGTCACTGTGAATGGAAAAGACCGGGAGCTTAACAGTGTAACGGTTCAATCCAACGGCAAGTTCTATGTATCCAAAGAAGCAGTTGAGCTTGTTAAAAAAGGAAGGTAA
- the purT gene encoding phosphoribosylglycinamide formyltransferase 2: MFQSKKILLLGSGELGKEVIIEAQRLGVETIAVDRYEHAPAMQVAHRSYVVDMMDPKEVRRIVENEEPDLIVPEIEAIATAELIQLEKEGFRVIPNARAAQLTMDREGIRRFAAETLQLPTANYEFADTYEEFVQAVHEIGFPCVVKPIMSSSGKGQSVCRTEAEIKESWSLAMEGGRVQKGRVIVEEFIPFDSEITLLTVRAVDGTKFCAPIGHKQKDGDYIESWQPHDMSEEQIREAKRIAQAITDGLDGYGLFGVELFLSKDKVYFSEVSPRPHDTGLVTLVTQNLSEFALHVRAILGFPIPEITFTTPGASRPLKAAEEHSDYTIDGVEQALGVPETQIRVFGKPVATPGRRVAVVLSSSDTVEKARVNAELALDRLKVK; encoded by the coding sequence ATGTTTCAATCGAAGAAAATTCTGTTGTTAGGTTCAGGAGAATTAGGGAAAGAAGTGATCATCGAAGCACAACGTCTTGGTGTGGAAACGATCGCTGTTGACCGTTATGAGCATGCGCCAGCGATGCAGGTTGCACATCGGAGTTATGTTGTGGATATGATGGATCCGAAGGAAGTTAGACGAATTGTCGAGAATGAAGAACCGGATTTAATAGTCCCGGAAATTGAAGCGATTGCGACAGCTGAGTTAATTCAATTAGAAAAAGAAGGATTTCGAGTCATTCCGAATGCGAGAGCTGCTCAATTAACAATGGATCGTGAAGGAATTCGGCGATTTGCGGCTGAGACACTGCAGCTTCCAACAGCAAATTATGAATTTGCCGATACGTACGAGGAATTTGTACAAGCCGTTCACGAAATAGGCTTTCCTTGTGTAGTCAAGCCTATTATGAGTTCATCTGGGAAAGGACAAAGTGTCTGCCGCACTGAAGCAGAGATCAAAGAGTCATGGAGCCTTGCCATGGAAGGCGGACGAGTGCAAAAAGGACGAGTCATTGTCGAAGAGTTTATTCCATTTGACTCAGAAATAACTCTGCTTACCGTTCGTGCAGTAGACGGAACCAAGTTTTGTGCCCCAATTGGCCATAAACAAAAGGACGGAGATTATATTGAATCGTGGCAGCCTCACGATATGTCAGAGGAGCAAATACGTGAAGCGAAAAGGATTGCCCAAGCAATTACCGACGGTCTAGACGGATATGGCTTGTTTGGCGTGGAGCTTTTTCTTTCTAAGGACAAAGTTTATTTCAGTGAAGTATCTCCGCGTCCGCATGATACCGGCCTCGTCACGCTTGTTACACAAAACCTGTCAGAGTTTGCCTTGCATGTGCGTGCTATTTTAGGCTTCCCGATTCCGGAAATTACTTTTACAACCCCAGGAGCAAGCCGTCCGCTAAAAGCTGCGGAGGAACATAGCGATTACACCATTGACGGAGTTGAACAAGCTCTTGGCGTTCCTGAGACACAGATCCGAGTATTTGGGAAACCCGTGGCTACACCTGGTCGCCGTGTCGCTGTAGTGCTATCTTCATCAGACACAGTGGAAAAAGCGAGAGTGAATGCGGAGTTGGCTCTTGATCGGTTAAAGGTGAAATAA
- a CDS encoding nuclease-related domain-containing protein, with product MIIKERKYPISIQKLEAILRRLPKKPSFSSKRALIEEELLKQKAGYYGEQSLDYHLRFLPDKKYFILQDLRLANKYGFFQIDTLILSQSFLVILEIKNIKGTIYFDDNFNQLIRSSDGKEEGFLDPLLQIRRQQSELMHWLSNDFKNFPEIPIETFVVISNPSTIIKSTTNNTFLKETVMHGTLLPQKITDLGKKHPPKIIPMKQLKELAHKLKKMHVVSNPDLLKRFDIKKSELVKGVYCPKCHSLPMLRKNKAWLCKSCSYSLRDAHIESLKDYALLIGPTITNRQLRDFLYLSSRTTSVYFLKSMNLKHSGNTKGRVYELHFS from the coding sequence ATGATCATTAAAGAACGGAAATACCCGATATCAATTCAGAAGCTTGAAGCAATCTTAAGAAGATTACCTAAAAAACCTTCCTTTTCATCAAAAAGAGCATTAATTGAAGAGGAGCTGCTTAAACAGAAAGCAGGTTATTATGGAGAGCAGTCCCTTGACTATCATCTGCGCTTTTTGCCGGATAAAAAATATTTTATTCTCCAAGATCTGAGACTTGCAAACAAATACGGATTTTTTCAGATTGATACGTTAATTCTTTCCCAGAGCTTTCTTGTAATCCTTGAAATCAAAAATATAAAAGGGACCATCTATTTTGATGACAACTTTAATCAACTTATTCGATCATCCGATGGAAAAGAGGAAGGGTTTTTAGACCCGCTGCTGCAAATCAGAAGGCAGCAGTCAGAGTTGATGCATTGGTTATCTAATGATTTTAAAAATTTCCCTGAAATCCCCATAGAAACCTTTGTTGTAATTAGCAACCCTTCCACAATCATTAAGTCCACGACAAATAATACTTTTCTTAAGGAAACGGTAATGCATGGAACATTACTTCCTCAAAAGATAACCGATCTTGGCAAAAAGCACCCTCCTAAAATCATCCCGATGAAACAGTTGAAAGAACTTGCTCATAAGTTAAAGAAAATGCATGTAGTGAGCAATCCAGACCTATTAAAAAGGTTTGACATTAAGAAATCGGAATTAGTTAAAGGAGTATACTGTCCAAAGTGTCATTCTTTGCCAATGTTGAGAAAGAATAAAGCATGGCTTTGCAAATCCTGTTCATATTCTTTAAGAGATGCCCATATTGAATCATTGAAAGATTACGCGCTTTTAATAGGGCCGACAATCACCAATCGACAGCTTAGAGATTTCTTGTACCTTTCTTCTAGAACTACTTCCGTCTATTTTCTCAAATCCATGAACCTAAAGCATTCCGGCAACACAAAAGGCAGGGTATACGAATTGCATTTTTCATAG
- a CDS encoding QueT transporter family protein, translating into MSTKTIVGNALFAALYIAVSALIQPFGFTNIQFRISEMFNHLVVFNKKFIYGIILGVFLTNLFFSPLLAYDLVFGVGQSLLALSITIFSARFVKSIVARMVINTLVFTFTMFLIAIELQLAMDFPFFATWLTTAIGEFVVMFVGMPIMYALNKRVRFDKLV; encoded by the coding sequence ATGAGTACCAAAACAATTGTAGGAAATGCTTTGTTTGCTGCTTTATACATTGCAGTTTCAGCTTTAATCCAGCCATTTGGGTTTACGAATATCCAATTTCGCATCTCAGAAATGTTCAATCATTTGGTCGTTTTTAATAAAAAATTTATTTATGGAATTATTTTAGGTGTATTTCTAACGAATTTGTTTTTTTCTCCATTACTTGCCTATGACCTCGTTTTTGGTGTCGGGCAATCTCTGCTGGCCTTATCAATTACGATTTTTTCGGCACGATTTGTCAAAAGCATTGTTGCCCGTATGGTGATCAACACACTCGTTTTCACATTTACAATGTTTTTGATTGCGATCGAGCTTCAATTGGCGATGGACTTCCCCTTCTTTGCGACATGGCTTACGACCGCCATTGGCGAATTTGTCGTCATGTTCGTTGGGATGCCGATCATGTATGCGTTGAATAAACGGGTGAGGTTTGATAAATTAGTTTAG
- a CDS encoding AGE family epimerase/isomerase, with translation MNVKSEEYIKEQIFSALNFYYPKCMDLENGGYVGEMLDDGTIVDVKTKHLVATSRHIYTFSVGALLDGPEWCKEAAEHGLRFLQSFHLDKENGGYFTELSGQEVADSSKNAYGHAFVLLAASMAAKAGISGSEKVIEDVYQTMEKHFWEEEHRLYRDFANADWSNFSSYRGQNANMHSCEAMLTAYEATGDEKYLKRAHELAESVVNKLASQSGGWIWEHFDEQWKANFQYSNETNNETRDEFRPIGFVPGHQFEWCKMFVWLDKYQNEPGLVEKAETLFKDTWNKAWDEKYGGLIYSLTQQFEMIDDDKNYWVQAEAIAASAMLAARTGNEAYWDCYRQVFQYSHYYFIDHQYGAWYALLSRQNKKYSELKSPATKADYHPISACYLALREIK, from the coding sequence GTGAATGTGAAATCAGAAGAATATATAAAAGAACAGATATTTTCCGCGTTGAATTTTTATTATCCAAAATGTATGGACCTCGAAAATGGCGGATACGTGGGAGAGATGCTGGATGATGGAACCATAGTTGATGTCAAAACGAAGCATCTTGTTGCTACGAGCCGTCACATCTATACCTTTAGTGTCGGAGCTCTGCTAGACGGACCCGAATGGTGCAAAGAAGCGGCTGAACATGGATTAAGATTTCTGCAGTCCTTTCATTTGGATAAGGAAAACGGCGGGTATTTTACTGAGCTTAGCGGTCAAGAGGTGGCAGATTCCTCAAAAAACGCTTACGGGCATGCATTCGTTCTTTTAGCCGCTTCAATGGCAGCAAAAGCCGGAATATCTGGATCAGAAAAGGTGATCGAGGACGTTTATCAGACAATGGAGAAGCATTTTTGGGAAGAGGAGCACCGCTTATATAGGGATTTTGCAAACGCAGATTGGAGCAATTTTTCAAGCTATCGCGGGCAAAATGCTAATATGCACTCATGTGAAGCTATGTTGACAGCCTATGAAGCAACAGGGGATGAAAAATATTTGAAACGAGCACATGAGCTTGCAGAAAGTGTAGTGAATAAGCTGGCTAGTCAAAGCGGAGGCTGGATTTGGGAGCACTTTGATGAACAATGGAAGGCGAATTTTCAATACAGTAATGAAACAAATAACGAAACACGTGATGAATTTCGTCCGATCGGTTTTGTTCCGGGTCATCAATTTGAATGGTGCAAGATGTTTGTTTGGCTGGATAAATATCAAAATGAACCAGGGCTTGTAGAAAAAGCAGAAACGTTATTTAAAGACACATGGAATAAAGCTTGGGATGAAAAATACGGCGGCCTGATTTATTCTTTAACTCAGCAATTTGAAATGATAGATGATGATAAAAATTATTGGGTCCAGGCCGAAGCAATAGCCGCTTCTGCCATGCTGGCTGCCAGAACAGGAAATGAAGCGTATTGGGATTGTTACCGTCAAGTCTTTCAATATAGCCACTATTATTTTATCGATCATCAATATGGTGCCTGGTATGCTTTGCTTTCTCGTCAAAACAAGAAATATTCAGAATTGAAAAGCCCGGCGACCAAAGCGGATTATCACCCGATTTCTGCTTGCTATTTGGCATTAAGAGAAATAAAATAA
- a CDS encoding GNAT family N-acetyltransferase: protein MKMTGRNIFIKTMDTSDAEAFLQLELRNKEFFQTYTPLRNNNFYMMEGQLKRIQSIVKNRELEQEYSFGIYIIGSEELIGKVTLSEVVRGAIQGCFIGYYLDKQHNGKGYMTEAVRLTVHYAFHDLNLHRIEAGVMPHNQGSMKVLEKAGFHKEGIAKKNVKINGKWEDHQILAIVNENE, encoded by the coding sequence ATGAAAATGACGGGGAGAAACATATTTATTAAAACGATGGACACTTCAGACGCAGAGGCTTTTCTGCAGCTGGAATTACGAAACAAAGAGTTTTTTCAGACGTATACTCCATTACGCAACAACAATTTTTACATGATGGAAGGACAATTAAAGCGTATACAATCAATCGTGAAAAATAGAGAGCTGGAGCAGGAATATTCCTTTGGAATCTACATAATCGGCAGCGAAGAATTAATCGGAAAAGTCACATTATCAGAGGTGGTAAGAGGGGCTATTCAAGGCTGCTTCATTGGATACTATTTAGATAAACAACATAATGGGAAAGGATATATGACAGAGGCTGTCAGGCTCACCGTGCACTATGCCTTTCATGACCTGAATCTTCATCGGATCGAAGCCGGGGTTATGCCGCACAACCAAGGGTCCATGAAGGTACTGGAAAAAGCGGGATTTCACAAAGAAGGCATAGCGAAGAAAAATGTAAAGATCAACGGAAAATGGGAGGATCATCAAATATTGGCAATCGTGAACGAAAACGAGTAA
- a CDS encoding NUDIX hydrolase, translated as MSNKWLDWAKQIHAISQTGLAYSKDVYDKERYEQLLRLSTEIFAEYTDSGMEKIKLFFSKETGYQTPKVDVRGVVFKENKILLVKENSDQRWALPGGFCDVGLSPAENAVKEIKEESGYDTVSTKLLAVLDYHKHPHPPDIFHYYKIFIQCELIGGSPSMGVETNDVRFFSESNLPELSLNRNTESQIKLLFEFLRNPQKETIVD; from the coding sequence ATGAGTAATAAATGGCTGGATTGGGCAAAGCAAATTCACGCGATTTCGCAAACAGGATTGGCTTATTCAAAGGACGTATACGATAAAGAACGTTATGAACAATTGCTGCGCCTTAGTACTGAGATTTTTGCCGAATATACCGATTCTGGTATGGAAAAAATCAAACTATTTTTTTCGAAGGAAACTGGCTATCAAACTCCTAAAGTAGACGTTCGGGGAGTCGTTTTTAAGGAAAACAAAATCCTGCTAGTAAAAGAAAATAGCGATCAACGGTGGGCATTGCCTGGCGGTTTCTGTGATGTCGGCTTATCGCCTGCCGAAAATGCTGTAAAAGAAATCAAAGAAGAATCAGGCTATGATACAGTTAGTACAAAGCTGCTTGCAGTATTGGACTATCACAAGCATCCTCATCCGCCAGATATCTTTCATTACTATAAAATTTTCATTCAATGTGAATTGATTGGAGGCTCCCCGAGTATGGGTGTAGAAACCAATGATGTTCGTTTTTTCTCAGAATCCAATTTGCCCGAGCTTTCACTTAATCGAAATACAGAGTCTCAAATAAAGCTGCTGTTTGAGTTTTTAAGAAATCCTCAGAAAGAAACGATCGTTGATTAA
- a CDS encoding DMT family transporter, protein MVYAAYLTICFIFGTTFLAIKIGVDEGFPPFLSAGIRFFVAGLILFLWMAWRKKASFSLLLKKEMMITGMCLTFGTFATIYWAEQYISSGIAAVLCATAPLMIVIIQTTVLKQKSSRLGFIGCVVGLLGVVLLTLPSLKGEMHVNWLIGCIVVLLGQVFYASGSVYMKHISHRMGDASPVTLNAAQMILGGLMLIGLSLVTEPVSFEAFSSVPAVSSVLYLIVVGSMIGHSLYYWLVIKTGPVFPSTWLYVAPFIALTLGVLLYNEFFSWTTVLGGLTIVAGVLMVNANHLLRLLRKSPVSKTTSYQ, encoded by the coding sequence GTGGTTTACGCAGCTTATTTAACGATTTGTTTTATTTTTGGAACTACATTTTTGGCTATTAAGATTGGAGTAGATGAAGGGTTTCCTCCATTTTTATCAGCAGGGATCCGTTTTTTTGTCGCAGGGCTGATTCTTTTTTTGTGGATGGCATGGAGAAAAAAAGCTTCATTCTCTTTATTGCTTAAAAAAGAAATGATGATCACTGGCATGTGCTTAACATTCGGTACATTCGCTACCATTTATTGGGCAGAGCAATATATCTCTTCCGGAATCGCAGCCGTTTTATGCGCCACTGCACCGCTGATGATCGTAATCATTCAAACGACAGTGCTTAAGCAAAAAAGCAGCCGGTTGGGGTTTATCGGCTGTGTTGTTGGTTTATTAGGAGTAGTTTTGCTTACGCTGCCAAGCTTGAAAGGTGAAATGCACGTCAATTGGCTTATAGGGTGTATCGTTGTGTTGCTTGGCCAAGTGTTCTATGCATCTGGCTCCGTATATATGAAGCACATATCCCATAGAATGGGTGATGCTTCGCCTGTCACTCTTAATGCAGCACAAATGATACTGGGCGGACTGATGCTGATTGGCCTTTCACTAGTAACAGAACCTGTTTCGTTCGAAGCTTTTTCTTCTGTGCCGGCTGTTAGTTCCGTTCTTTATTTGATCGTTGTAGGTTCAATGATCGGGCATAGCTTATACTATTGGCTCGTCATAAAAACAGGACCGGTTTTCCCTTCCACATGGTTATACGTGGCACCATTTATCGCTTTAACTCTAGGGGTTCTTTTGTACAACGAATTCTTTTCATGGACCACTGTTCTTGGAGGCTTAACTATCGTTGCAGGAGTGCTGATGGTGAATGCTAACCATTTATTGCGCTTGCTCCGAAAATCACCGGTGTCCAAAACGACCTCTTATCAATAA